The following are encoded together in the Peromyscus leucopus breed LL Stock chromosome 1, UCI_PerLeu_2.1, whole genome shotgun sequence genome:
- the Ganab gene encoding neutral alpha-glucosidase AB isoform X2: MAAVAAVAARRRRSWLSLVLTCLGVCLGITLAVDRSNFKTCDESSFCKRQRSIRPGLSPYRALLDTLQLGPDALTVHLTHEVTKALLVLELQGLQKNMTRIRIDELEPRRPRYRVQDVLVADPPTSRLSVSGHDDNSVELTVAEGPYKIILTARPFRLDLLEDRSLLLSVNARGLMAFEHQRAPRVPQESKDPAEGNGAQPEATPGDGDKPEETQEKAEKDEPGAWEETFKTHTDSKPYGPTSVGLDFSLPGMEHVYGIPEHADSLRLKVTEGGEPYRLYNLDVFQYELNNPMALYGSVPVLLAHNPHRDLGIFWLNAAETWVDISSNTAGKTLFGKMLDYLQGSGETPQTDIRWMSESGIIDVFLMLGPSVFDVFRQYASLTGTQAFPPLFSLGYHQSRWNYRDEADVLEVDQGFDDHNMPCDVIWLDIEHADGKRYFTWDPTRFPQPLNMLEHLASKRRKLVAIVDPHIKVDSGYRVHEEIRNHDLYVKTRDGSDYEGWCWPGSASYPDFTNPKMRAWWANMFSFDNYEGSAPNLYVWNDMNEPSVFNGPEVTMLKDAVHYGGWEHRDIHNIYGLYVHMATADGLIQRSGGIERPFVLSRAFFAGSQRFGAVWTGDNTAEWDHLKISIPMCLSLALVGLSFCGADVGGFFKNPEPELLVRWYQMGAYQPFFRAHAHLDTGRREPWLLTSQYQDAIRDALFQRYSLLPFWYTLFYQAHQEGLPVMRPLWVQYPQDVTTFSIEDQFLLGDALLVHPVSDAGAHGVQVYLPGQGEVWYDIQSYQKYHSPQTLYLPVTLSSIPVFQRGGTIVPRWMRIRRSSDCMKDDPITLFVALSPQSTAQGELFLDDGHTFNYHTRHEFLLRRFSFSGNTLVSSSADPKGHLETPVWIERVVIMGAGKPAAVVLQTKGSPESRLSFQHDPETSVLILRKPGINVASDWSIHLR; the protein is encoded by the exons GTCTTGGTTAAGTTTGGTACTGACATGTTTAGGGGTCTGTCTGGGAATTACCCTTGCTGTGGATAGAAGCAACTTTAAGACCTGTGATGAAAGTTCCTTTTGCAA ACGGCAGCGAAGCATTCGGCCAGGCCTTTCTCCTTACCGTGCCTTGCTGGACACACTTCAGCTTGGTCCTGACGCTCTCACAGTCCATCTGACCCATGAAGTCACCAAG GCGTTGCTTGTGCTGGAGCTCCAGGGCCTTCAGAAGAACATGACTCGGATCAGGATCGATGAGCTAGAGCCTCGGCGGCCCCGATACCGAGTGCAAGATGTTTTGGTGGCTGATCCTCCCACATCTCG GCTTTCAGTTTCTGGCCATGATGACAACAGTGTAGAGCTAACAGTGGCTGAGGGACCCTACAAAATCATTTTGACAGCACGGCCATTCCGTCTTGACCTGCTAGAGGATCGCAGCCTTCTGCTCAGTGTCAATGCCAGAGGACTTATGGCTTTTGAGCACCAGAGGGCCCCCAGGGTCCC GCAAGAATCAAAAGACCCAGCTGAAGGCAATGGAGCCCAGCCTGAGGCAACACCTGGGGATGGTGACAAG ccagAGGAGACCCAGGAGAAGGCTGAGAAAGATGAGCCAGGAGCCTGGGAGGAGACATTCAAAACTCATACTGACAGCAAGCCTTACG GACCTACATCTGTAGGTTTGGACTTCTCTCTGCCAGGAATGGAACATGTGTACGGGATCCCTGAGCATGCAGACAGCCTGAGACTGAAGGTCACTGA GGGTGGTGAGCCATACCGCCTGTACAACTTGGATGTGTTCCAGTATGAGCTGAACAACCCTATGGCTCTCTATGGCTCTGTGCCTGTGCTCCTGGCACACAACCCTCATCGAGACTTGGGCATCTTCTGGCTTAATGCTGCTGAGACATGGGTTGATATATCCTCCAACACTGCTGGGAAG ACCCTGTTTGGGAAGATGCTGGATTACCTGCAGGGATCTGGGGAGACTCCACAGACAGACATTCGTTGGATGTCAGAGAGTGGCATTATTGATGTTTTCCTGATGCTTGGGCCTTCAGTTTTTGATGTCTTCCGGCAGTATGCTAGTCTCACAG GGACCCAGGCATtcccccctctcttctccctcggCTACCACCAGAGCCGCTGGAACTACCGGGATGAGGCTGATGTTTTAGAAGTGGATCAGGGTTTTGATGATCACAACATGCCCTGTGATGTCATATGGTTGGACATTGAACATGCTGATGGCAAGCGATACTTCACTTGGGACCCTACCCGCTTTCCTCAGCCCCTTAATATGCTTGAGCACTTGGCTTCCAAGAGAAGGAAG CTGGTGGCTATTGTGGACCCCCACATCAAGGTAGATTCTGGCTACAGAGTTCACGAAGAAATTCGAAACCATGATCTGTATGTTAAGACCCGAGATGGCTCTGATTATGAGGGCTGGTGCTGGCCAG GCTCAGCTAGTTATCCTGACTTCACTAATCCAAAAATGAGGGCCTGGTGGGCTAACATGTTCAGCTTTGACAATTATGAG GGTTCAGCTCCTAACCTTTACGTGTGGAATGACATGAATGAACCATCTGTGTTCAATGGTCCTGAGGTCACCATGCTGAAGGATGCCGTGCATTATGGTGGCTGGGAGCACCGGGACATCCATAACATCTATGGCTTATATGTG CACATGGCGACTGCTGATGGGCTAATACAGCGCTCTGGTGGCATAGAACGTCCCTTTGTCCTGAGTAGGGCTTTCTTCGCAGGTTCCCAGCGCTTTG GAGCTGTTTGGACAGGGGATAACACTGCAGAATGGGATCATTTGAAGATTTCTATCCCTATGTGTCTCAGTCTGGCACTGGTGGGACTTTCCTTCTGTGGTG cGGATGTGGGTGGCTTCTTCAAGAACCCAGAACCAGAGCTGCTTGTGCGCTGGTACCAAATGGGTGCCTACCAGCCATTTTTTCGGGCTCATGCCCACTTGGACACTGGGCGGCGAGAGCCATGGCTATTAACATCTCAATACCAAGATGCCATCCGAGATGCCTTGTTCCAGCGATACTCTTTGCTCCCCTTCTGGTATACCCTCTTCTATCAAGCTCACCAAGAAGGGCTTCCTGTCATGAG GCCCCTCTGGGTACAGTATCCTCAGGATGTGACTACTTTCAGTATAGAGGATCAGTTCCTGCTTG GGGATGCACTCCTGGTTCACCCTGTATCAGATGCTGGGGCCCACGGTGTGCAAGTCTATCTGCCTGGCCAAGGAGAG GTGTGGTATGACATTCAAAGCTATCAGAAGTATCACAGTCCCCAGACCCTATACCTGCCGGTAACTTTGAGCAGT ATCCCTGTGTTCCAACGTGGTGGGACAATAGTGCCTCGATGGATGCGCATACGGCGTTCTTCAGACTGTATGAAAGATGATCCTATCACTCTCTTTGTTGCTCTCAGTCCCCAG AGTACAGCCCAAGGAGAGCTCTTCCTAGATGATGGACACACATTTAACTATCATACTCGCCATGAGTTCTTGCTTCGTCGATTCTCATTCTCTGGCAACACACTTGTCTCTAG TTCAGCAGACCCCAAAGGCCACCTTGAGACACCTGTCTGGATTGAGCGAGTGGTCATAATGGGGGCTGGGAAACCAGCAGCTGTGGTGCTCCAGACCAAAG GATCCCCTGAAAGTCGCCTGTCCTTCCAACATGACCCTGAGACCTCTGTGTTGATACTGCGCAAACCTGGCATCAATGTGGCATCTGACTGGAGTATTCATCTTCGATAA
- the Ganab gene encoding neutral alpha-glucosidase AB isoform X1 — translation MAAVAAVAARRRRSWLSLVLTCLGVCLGITLAVDRSNFKTCDESSFCKRQRSIRPGLSPYRALLDTLQLGPDALTVHLTHEVTKALLVLELQGLQKNMTRIRIDELEPRRPRYRVQDVLVADPPTSRLSVSGHDDNSVELTVAEGPYKIILTARPFRLDLLEDRSLLLSVNARGLMAFEHQRAPRVPFSDKVSLTLGSMWDKIKNLFSRQESKDPAEGNGAQPEATPGDGDKPEETQEKAEKDEPGAWEETFKTHTDSKPYGPTSVGLDFSLPGMEHVYGIPEHADSLRLKVTEGGEPYRLYNLDVFQYELNNPMALYGSVPVLLAHNPHRDLGIFWLNAAETWVDISSNTAGKTLFGKMLDYLQGSGETPQTDIRWMSESGIIDVFLMLGPSVFDVFRQYASLTGTQAFPPLFSLGYHQSRWNYRDEADVLEVDQGFDDHNMPCDVIWLDIEHADGKRYFTWDPTRFPQPLNMLEHLASKRRKLVAIVDPHIKVDSGYRVHEEIRNHDLYVKTRDGSDYEGWCWPGSASYPDFTNPKMRAWWANMFSFDNYEGSAPNLYVWNDMNEPSVFNGPEVTMLKDAVHYGGWEHRDIHNIYGLYVHMATADGLIQRSGGIERPFVLSRAFFAGSQRFGAVWTGDNTAEWDHLKISIPMCLSLALVGLSFCGADVGGFFKNPEPELLVRWYQMGAYQPFFRAHAHLDTGRREPWLLTSQYQDAIRDALFQRYSLLPFWYTLFYQAHQEGLPVMRPLWVQYPQDVTTFSIEDQFLLGDALLVHPVSDAGAHGVQVYLPGQGEVWYDIQSYQKYHSPQTLYLPVTLSSIPVFQRGGTIVPRWMRIRRSSDCMKDDPITLFVALSPQSTAQGELFLDDGHTFNYHTRHEFLLRRFSFSGNTLVSSSADPKGHLETPVWIERVVIMGAGKPAAVVLQTKGSPESRLSFQHDPETSVLILRKPGINVASDWSIHLR, via the exons GTCTTGGTTAAGTTTGGTACTGACATGTTTAGGGGTCTGTCTGGGAATTACCCTTGCTGTGGATAGAAGCAACTTTAAGACCTGTGATGAAAGTTCCTTTTGCAA ACGGCAGCGAAGCATTCGGCCAGGCCTTTCTCCTTACCGTGCCTTGCTGGACACACTTCAGCTTGGTCCTGACGCTCTCACAGTCCATCTGACCCATGAAGTCACCAAG GCGTTGCTTGTGCTGGAGCTCCAGGGCCTTCAGAAGAACATGACTCGGATCAGGATCGATGAGCTAGAGCCTCGGCGGCCCCGATACCGAGTGCAAGATGTTTTGGTGGCTGATCCTCCCACATCTCG GCTTTCAGTTTCTGGCCATGATGACAACAGTGTAGAGCTAACAGTGGCTGAGGGACCCTACAAAATCATTTTGACAGCACGGCCATTCCGTCTTGACCTGCTAGAGGATCGCAGCCTTCTGCTCAGTGTCAATGCCAGAGGACTTATGGCTTTTGAGCACCAGAGGGCCCCCAGGGTCCC tttcTCGGATAAAGTTAGTCTCACGCTCGGTAGCATGTGGGATAAGATCAAGAACCTTTTCTCTAG GCAAGAATCAAAAGACCCAGCTGAAGGCAATGGAGCCCAGCCTGAGGCAACACCTGGGGATGGTGACAAG ccagAGGAGACCCAGGAGAAGGCTGAGAAAGATGAGCCAGGAGCCTGGGAGGAGACATTCAAAACTCATACTGACAGCAAGCCTTACG GACCTACATCTGTAGGTTTGGACTTCTCTCTGCCAGGAATGGAACATGTGTACGGGATCCCTGAGCATGCAGACAGCCTGAGACTGAAGGTCACTGA GGGTGGTGAGCCATACCGCCTGTACAACTTGGATGTGTTCCAGTATGAGCTGAACAACCCTATGGCTCTCTATGGCTCTGTGCCTGTGCTCCTGGCACACAACCCTCATCGAGACTTGGGCATCTTCTGGCTTAATGCTGCTGAGACATGGGTTGATATATCCTCCAACACTGCTGGGAAG ACCCTGTTTGGGAAGATGCTGGATTACCTGCAGGGATCTGGGGAGACTCCACAGACAGACATTCGTTGGATGTCAGAGAGTGGCATTATTGATGTTTTCCTGATGCTTGGGCCTTCAGTTTTTGATGTCTTCCGGCAGTATGCTAGTCTCACAG GGACCCAGGCATtcccccctctcttctccctcggCTACCACCAGAGCCGCTGGAACTACCGGGATGAGGCTGATGTTTTAGAAGTGGATCAGGGTTTTGATGATCACAACATGCCCTGTGATGTCATATGGTTGGACATTGAACATGCTGATGGCAAGCGATACTTCACTTGGGACCCTACCCGCTTTCCTCAGCCCCTTAATATGCTTGAGCACTTGGCTTCCAAGAGAAGGAAG CTGGTGGCTATTGTGGACCCCCACATCAAGGTAGATTCTGGCTACAGAGTTCACGAAGAAATTCGAAACCATGATCTGTATGTTAAGACCCGAGATGGCTCTGATTATGAGGGCTGGTGCTGGCCAG GCTCAGCTAGTTATCCTGACTTCACTAATCCAAAAATGAGGGCCTGGTGGGCTAACATGTTCAGCTTTGACAATTATGAG GGTTCAGCTCCTAACCTTTACGTGTGGAATGACATGAATGAACCATCTGTGTTCAATGGTCCTGAGGTCACCATGCTGAAGGATGCCGTGCATTATGGTGGCTGGGAGCACCGGGACATCCATAACATCTATGGCTTATATGTG CACATGGCGACTGCTGATGGGCTAATACAGCGCTCTGGTGGCATAGAACGTCCCTTTGTCCTGAGTAGGGCTTTCTTCGCAGGTTCCCAGCGCTTTG GAGCTGTTTGGACAGGGGATAACACTGCAGAATGGGATCATTTGAAGATTTCTATCCCTATGTGTCTCAGTCTGGCACTGGTGGGACTTTCCTTCTGTGGTG cGGATGTGGGTGGCTTCTTCAAGAACCCAGAACCAGAGCTGCTTGTGCGCTGGTACCAAATGGGTGCCTACCAGCCATTTTTTCGGGCTCATGCCCACTTGGACACTGGGCGGCGAGAGCCATGGCTATTAACATCTCAATACCAAGATGCCATCCGAGATGCCTTGTTCCAGCGATACTCTTTGCTCCCCTTCTGGTATACCCTCTTCTATCAAGCTCACCAAGAAGGGCTTCCTGTCATGAG GCCCCTCTGGGTACAGTATCCTCAGGATGTGACTACTTTCAGTATAGAGGATCAGTTCCTGCTTG GGGATGCACTCCTGGTTCACCCTGTATCAGATGCTGGGGCCCACGGTGTGCAAGTCTATCTGCCTGGCCAAGGAGAG GTGTGGTATGACATTCAAAGCTATCAGAAGTATCACAGTCCCCAGACCCTATACCTGCCGGTAACTTTGAGCAGT ATCCCTGTGTTCCAACGTGGTGGGACAATAGTGCCTCGATGGATGCGCATACGGCGTTCTTCAGACTGTATGAAAGATGATCCTATCACTCTCTTTGTTGCTCTCAGTCCCCAG AGTACAGCCCAAGGAGAGCTCTTCCTAGATGATGGACACACATTTAACTATCATACTCGCCATGAGTTCTTGCTTCGTCGATTCTCATTCTCTGGCAACACACTTGTCTCTAG TTCAGCAGACCCCAAAGGCCACCTTGAGACACCTGTCTGGATTGAGCGAGTGGTCATAATGGGGGCTGGGAAACCAGCAGCTGTGGTGCTCCAGACCAAAG GATCCCCTGAAAGTCGCCTGTCCTTCCAACATGACCCTGAGACCTCTGTGTTGATACTGCGCAAACCTGGCATCAATGTGGCATCTGACTGGAGTATTCATCTTCGATAA
- the Ganab gene encoding neutral alpha-glucosidase AB isoform X3 — protein MPEDLWLLSTRGPPGSLSRIKLVSRSVACGIRSRTFSLGKNQKTQLKAMEPSLRQHLGMVTRQPEETQEKAEKDEPGAWEETFKTHTDSKPYGPTSVGLDFSLPGMEHVYGIPEHADSLRLKVTEGGEPYRLYNLDVFQYELNNPMALYGSVPVLLAHNPHRDLGIFWLNAAETWVDISSNTAGKTLFGKMLDYLQGSGETPQTDIRWMSESGIIDVFLMLGPSVFDVFRQYASLTGTQAFPPLFSLGYHQSRWNYRDEADVLEVDQGFDDHNMPCDVIWLDIEHADGKRYFTWDPTRFPQPLNMLEHLASKRRKLVAIVDPHIKVDSGYRVHEEIRNHDLYVKTRDGSDYEGWCWPGSASYPDFTNPKMRAWWANMFSFDNYEGSAPNLYVWNDMNEPSVFNGPEVTMLKDAVHYGGWEHRDIHNIYGLYVHMATADGLIQRSGGIERPFVLSRAFFAGSQRFGAVWTGDNTAEWDHLKISIPMCLSLALVGLSFCGADVGGFFKNPEPELLVRWYQMGAYQPFFRAHAHLDTGRREPWLLTSQYQDAIRDALFQRYSLLPFWYTLFYQAHQEGLPVMRPLWVQYPQDVTTFSIEDQFLLGDALLVHPVSDAGAHGVQVYLPGQGEVWYDIQSYQKYHSPQTLYLPVTLSSIPVFQRGGTIVPRWMRIRRSSDCMKDDPITLFVALSPQSTAQGELFLDDGHTFNYHTRHEFLLRRFSFSGNTLVSSSADPKGHLETPVWIERVVIMGAGKPAAVVLQTKGSPESRLSFQHDPETSVLILRKPGINVASDWSIHLR, from the exons ATGCCAGAGGACTTATGGCTTTTGAGCACCAGAGGGCCCCCAGGGTCCC tttcTCGGATAAAGTTAGTCTCACGCTCGGTAGCATGTGGGATAAGATCAAGAACCTTTTCTCTAG GCAAGAATCAAAAGACCCAGCTGAAGGCAATGGAGCCCAGCCTGAGGCAACACCTGGGGATGGTGACAAGGCAA ccagAGGAGACCCAGGAGAAGGCTGAGAAAGATGAGCCAGGAGCCTGGGAGGAGACATTCAAAACTCATACTGACAGCAAGCCTTACG GACCTACATCTGTAGGTTTGGACTTCTCTCTGCCAGGAATGGAACATGTGTACGGGATCCCTGAGCATGCAGACAGCCTGAGACTGAAGGTCACTGA GGGTGGTGAGCCATACCGCCTGTACAACTTGGATGTGTTCCAGTATGAGCTGAACAACCCTATGGCTCTCTATGGCTCTGTGCCTGTGCTCCTGGCACACAACCCTCATCGAGACTTGGGCATCTTCTGGCTTAATGCTGCTGAGACATGGGTTGATATATCCTCCAACACTGCTGGGAAG ACCCTGTTTGGGAAGATGCTGGATTACCTGCAGGGATCTGGGGAGACTCCACAGACAGACATTCGTTGGATGTCAGAGAGTGGCATTATTGATGTTTTCCTGATGCTTGGGCCTTCAGTTTTTGATGTCTTCCGGCAGTATGCTAGTCTCACAG GGACCCAGGCATtcccccctctcttctccctcggCTACCACCAGAGCCGCTGGAACTACCGGGATGAGGCTGATGTTTTAGAAGTGGATCAGGGTTTTGATGATCACAACATGCCCTGTGATGTCATATGGTTGGACATTGAACATGCTGATGGCAAGCGATACTTCACTTGGGACCCTACCCGCTTTCCTCAGCCCCTTAATATGCTTGAGCACTTGGCTTCCAAGAGAAGGAAG CTGGTGGCTATTGTGGACCCCCACATCAAGGTAGATTCTGGCTACAGAGTTCACGAAGAAATTCGAAACCATGATCTGTATGTTAAGACCCGAGATGGCTCTGATTATGAGGGCTGGTGCTGGCCAG GCTCAGCTAGTTATCCTGACTTCACTAATCCAAAAATGAGGGCCTGGTGGGCTAACATGTTCAGCTTTGACAATTATGAG GGTTCAGCTCCTAACCTTTACGTGTGGAATGACATGAATGAACCATCTGTGTTCAATGGTCCTGAGGTCACCATGCTGAAGGATGCCGTGCATTATGGTGGCTGGGAGCACCGGGACATCCATAACATCTATGGCTTATATGTG CACATGGCGACTGCTGATGGGCTAATACAGCGCTCTGGTGGCATAGAACGTCCCTTTGTCCTGAGTAGGGCTTTCTTCGCAGGTTCCCAGCGCTTTG GAGCTGTTTGGACAGGGGATAACACTGCAGAATGGGATCATTTGAAGATTTCTATCCCTATGTGTCTCAGTCTGGCACTGGTGGGACTTTCCTTCTGTGGTG cGGATGTGGGTGGCTTCTTCAAGAACCCAGAACCAGAGCTGCTTGTGCGCTGGTACCAAATGGGTGCCTACCAGCCATTTTTTCGGGCTCATGCCCACTTGGACACTGGGCGGCGAGAGCCATGGCTATTAACATCTCAATACCAAGATGCCATCCGAGATGCCTTGTTCCAGCGATACTCTTTGCTCCCCTTCTGGTATACCCTCTTCTATCAAGCTCACCAAGAAGGGCTTCCTGTCATGAG GCCCCTCTGGGTACAGTATCCTCAGGATGTGACTACTTTCAGTATAGAGGATCAGTTCCTGCTTG GGGATGCACTCCTGGTTCACCCTGTATCAGATGCTGGGGCCCACGGTGTGCAAGTCTATCTGCCTGGCCAAGGAGAG GTGTGGTATGACATTCAAAGCTATCAGAAGTATCACAGTCCCCAGACCCTATACCTGCCGGTAACTTTGAGCAGT ATCCCTGTGTTCCAACGTGGTGGGACAATAGTGCCTCGATGGATGCGCATACGGCGTTCTTCAGACTGTATGAAAGATGATCCTATCACTCTCTTTGTTGCTCTCAGTCCCCAG AGTACAGCCCAAGGAGAGCTCTTCCTAGATGATGGACACACATTTAACTATCATACTCGCCATGAGTTCTTGCTTCGTCGATTCTCATTCTCTGGCAACACACTTGTCTCTAG TTCAGCAGACCCCAAAGGCCACCTTGAGACACCTGTCTGGATTGAGCGAGTGGTCATAATGGGGGCTGGGAAACCAGCAGCTGTGGTGCTCCAGACCAAAG GATCCCCTGAAAGTCGCCTGTCCTTCCAACATGACCCTGAGACCTCTGTGTTGATACTGCGCAAACCTGGCATCAATGTGGCATCTGACTGGAGTATTCATCTTCGATAA